In Euphorbia lathyris chromosome 10, ddEupLath1.1, whole genome shotgun sequence, a single genomic region encodes these proteins:
- the LOC136208140 gene encoding SNF1-related protein kinase regulatory subunit gamma-1-like, which produces MCEDGELCQSANEFDYDGGDRVYDDELEDVERNQDEEESISVEWSQDEDTYGGGGDGNEHNVYLMTRVLMSSEEEHSQRHRLFRTRCLVLGRKCEMESKVENGKSKVESEEVKPMSKDDKHMPFNEPPRGLSKGLPPLRKLSHDIAWDPRDSAPSPTHGELSSKKEEEVYMLKSWLCVLRENLSYDEPMRGDFIVKNRRWKGVKTYGILAKLVKGQALFHVLLLLSKHPRLEMVPVIHNKSDSKVIGFITQNDVTQLLLRSSGLEWFDGIANKALSEFCFEGQEHMNICVYGDQSLAEGLGVLWESRIGAVAIVNRGNEKIMGCITSNHVLLIFQDNKLFNMRKNLSMKEFIDMEAPKKDSHGLITPQVYSLVTATTSDTLKHAMNQLVKSKANVCFLIDDLKKVMGMVTLRDIIVQFAPPCIDSGFHGGGFFDSALEQTGCQLKNETIICDH; this is translated from the exons ATgtgtgaggatggtgaactttgtcaaAGTGCAAATGAGTTTGACTATGATGGGGGTGATAGAGTttatgatgatgagttggaggatgttgaacggaaccaagatgaagaagagtcGATAAGTGTTGAGTGGAGCCAAGACGAAGACACTTATGGAGGTGGTGGTGATGGAaatgagcacaatgtgtatttgATGACGAGGGTGCTAATGTCTAGTGAAGAGGAGCATAGccaacgtcatcgattatttaggactcgatgcttagttcttgggaGGAAGTGTGAGATG GAGAGTAAGGTTGAGAATGGAAAAAGCAAAGTTGAAAGTGAGGAAGTTAAGCCGATGTCCAAAGATGACAAACACATGCCTTTCAATGAGCCACCTAGAGGGCTTTCTAAAGGTCTTCCACCCTTGAGGAAGTTATCACAtgacatagcatgggatccgAGAGATAGTGCACCTAGTCCTACACATGGAGAGTTGAGCTCtaagaaggaggaggaag TATATATGCTGAAATCTTGGTTATGTGTGCTGAGGGAGAACCTTTCTTATGATGAGCCTATGAGGGGTGATTTTATTGTGAAGAAT AGAAGATGGAAGGGAGTCAAGACTTATGGAATATTGGCCAAGTTAGTAAAGGGGCAAgcactttttcatgttttgttgCTTCTCTCAAAGCATCCCAGGCTAGAGATGGTGCCTGTTATACATAACAAATCTGACTCCAAGGTCATTGGTTTTATAACGCAG AATGATGTTACCCAGTTATTACTTCGATCCAGCGGATTAGAGTGGTTTGATGGCATTGCAAATAAGGCTTTGTCTGAGTTCtg TTTTGAAGGTCAAGAACACATGAATATTTGTGTGTATGGAGACCAAAGCTTGGCAGAAGGACTAGGTGTGTTGTGGGAAAGCCGTATAGGtgcagttgctattgtaaatcGAGGAAATGAGAAGATAATGGGTTGCATCACGAGTAACCATGTTCTCCTTATTTTTCAGGATAACAAGCTATTCAATATGAGAAA AAATCTAAGCATGAAGGAATTCATTGATATGGAAGCTCCAAAAAAAGACTCACATGGTCTAATAACTCCGCAAGTGTACTCTCTAGTGACAGCCACAACAAGTGACACTCTCAAGCATGCAATGAATCAATTGGTTAAGAGTAAAGCCAACGTATGCTTTTTAATTGACGATTTAAAGAAGGTAATGGGCATGGTGACACTAAGAGATATCATCGTCCAGTTTGCTCCACCTTGCATAGATTCAGGTTTCCACGGAGGTGGGTTCTTTGATTCTGCTTTAGAACAGACAGGATGCCAACTAAAAAATGAAACCATCATTTGTGATCATTAA